A DNA window from Camelina sativa cultivar DH55 chromosome 17, Cs, whole genome shotgun sequence contains the following coding sequences:
- the LOC104755791 gene encoding nuclear pore complex protein NUP155 isoform X4 — translation MSQDEEIAMRDVTSAGLCIGDRIGREAASQLDLEEALEASRYASHPYSTHPREWPPLIEVGETWELPSVLIERYNTAGGEGTALCGIFPEIRRAWASVDNSLFLWRFDKRDGQCPEYSGEEQAICAVGLAKCRPGVFVEAIQYLLVLATPVELVLVGVCCTEGPDGRDPFAEISVQPLPDYTISSDGVTMTCVTCTNKGRIFIAGRDGHIYELLYTTGSGWNKRCRKVCLTAGVGSVISRWVVPNVFKFGAVDPVVEMVVDNERQILYSRTEEMKLQAYVFGPNGEGPLKKVAEEKNLLNQKDVSQGNRQAAVAGRSNKPSIVSISPLSMLESKWLHLVAALSDGRRMYLSTSSSGSGSSISFSGFNNHRQTPNCLKVVSTRPSPPLGVGVGLGFGAASIAGRTQNEDLSMKVETAYYSVGTLVLSDSSPPTMSSLLVVSRDSTVQSQVGSSSGPSSRSSRALREVVSSLPIEGRMLFVVDVFPSPDTAATVQSLYSELEYCGLEVSGESYEKACGKLWARGDLSTQHILPRRKIVVFTTMGMMELVFNRPVDILRRLLESNSPRSLLEDFFTRFGAGEAAAMCLMLASRIINFEDLISNIVADKAAEAFEDPRIVGMPQFDGTSGLSNTRTATGGFSMGQVVQEAEPIFSGAYEGLCLCTSRLLFPLWELSVMSKKISSDTMSEEGVVICRLSTSAMHVLESKVRSLEKFLRSRRNQRRGLYGCVAGLGDVTGSILYGTGSELGATERNMVRSLFGAYSNGGESANKRQRLPYSSAELAAREVRAMECIRQLLLRSAEALFLLQLLSQHHVARLVQGFDTNLKQALVQLTFHQLVCSEEGDQIATRLISAVMEYYTGSDGRGTVDDISGRLREGCPSYFKESDYKFFLAVERLERAALTSDTEEKENVAREAFNFLSKIPGSADLRTVCKRFEELRFYEAVVCLPLQKAQALDPAGDAFNDQLDASIREHALAQRKQCYEIIANSLRSLASSMLDEASRRQYICQIVHLGVQSTDRAFREYLYTAMIELGLENELLEYGGPDLVPFLQNAGSHSASQVGAVSTGSSPLGHSGTQISSNQAKYFDLLAKYYVSKRQHVLAAHVLLRLAERRAISLGDNPTLEQRRQYLSHAVLQAKNASNSDGLVGSAQGASDNELLDLLEGKLAVLQFQIKIRDELEAIASNSESSAAMQDSDQNGTVLDGDSSDDSSLANAATEKAMELSSELKSVTQLYNEYAVPFELWEICLEMLYFANYSGDADSSIIRETWARLIDQALSQGGIAEACEVLKRVGSHVYPGGGVVLPLDVLCLHLEKAALERSERGEYVGDEDIARALLAACKGAAEPVLNAYDRLLSNAAIVPSPNLRIRLLSSVLVVLLEWAMSVLSDRMGSSPTSSSLILGGSFALEKKAASNQGVRDKIANAANRYMTEVRRLALPPNRTELVYAGFKELDESLLTPFSF, via the exons ATGTCGCAAGACGAAGAGATTGCGATGCGTGATGTGACAAGCGCGGGTCTTTGCATTGGTGACCGCATTGGCCGAGAAGCCGCATCGCAGCTCGACCTTGAAGAAGCTCTTGAAGCTTCTAGATACGCTAGTCACCCTTATTCCACTCATCCCAGAGAG TGGCCGCCTTTGATTGAAGTTGGTGAGACTTGGGAATTGCCTTCTGTACTTATTGAGAGGTATAATACAGCTGGGGGAGAAGGTACGGCTTTGTGTGGGATTTTTCCGGAGATCCGACGAGCTTGGGCATCTGTAGACAATTCTTTGTTTCTGTGGCGTTTTGACAAAAG GGATGGGCAATGTCCTGAGTATAGCGGGGAGGAGCAGGCTATTTGTGCGGTTGGTCTAGCGAAATGTAGACCTGGAGTCTTTGTTGAAGCTATTCAATATCTTTTGGTGCTGGCAACTCCTGTTGAG TTGGTTCTTGTTGGAGTGTGCTGCACTGAAGGGCCTGATGGTAGAGATCCTTTTGCTGAAATTTCAGTACAGCCTCTGCCTGACTATACAATTTCATCAGATGGAGTGACAATGACATGCGTTACATGTACTAATAAAGGGCGCATTTTCATTGCTGGACGTGATGGTCACATCTATGAACTGCTATATACAACTGGCTCAGGCTGGAATAAACGTTGTCGTAAAGTGTGCCTTACTGCAGGCGTAGGTAGTGTGATCTCAAG GTGGGTTGTGCCAAATGTGTTCAAGTTTGGAGCTGTAGATCCTGTTGTAGAGATGGTTGTGGATAACGAAAGGCAAATTTTATATTCCCGCACTGAAGAGATGAAACTTCAAGCATATGTTTTTGGGCCAAATGGGGAAG GTCCTCTTAAGAAGGTGGcagaagaaaagaatctactAAATCAGAAGGATGTGAGCCAAGGAAATCGTCAGGCAGCAGTGGCAGGTCGATCTAACAAGCCCTCCATAGTCAGCATTTCGCCATTGTCCATGCTGGAGTCAAAATGGTTGCACCTTGTTGCAGCATTATCAGATGGCAGGAGGATGTATCTTTCCACCTCCTCAAGTGGAAGTGGTAGCAGTATTAGCTTTAGTGGGTTTAACAACCACCGTCAGACTCCAAACTGTCTGAAAGTGGTTTCAACCAGGCCATCTCCTCCATTGGGAGTCGGTGTTGGTCTTGGTTTTGGAGCTGCATCTATCGCTGGTAGAACTCAGAACGAAGACCTCTCTATGAAAGTTGAAACTGCATACTATTCTGTTGGAACTCTTGTCCTTTCAGATTCATCGCCACCTACTatgtcttctcttcttgttgTTAGCAGAGATTCAACCGTTCAGTCTCAGGTTGGCAGCAGTTCAGGGCCAAGTTCAAGGAGTTCTCGGGCTTTACGAGAAGTTGTGTCTTCCCTTCCTATTGAAGGCCGTATGCTTTTCGTAGTAGATGTGTTCCCCTCCCCTGATACTGCTGCTACTGTTCAATCTTTATATTCAGAACTAGAATACTGTGGACTTGAAGTCTCAGGAGAGTCTTATGAAAAAGCATGTGGAAAACTCTGGGCCAGAGGTGATCTTTCGACCCAGCATATTTTGCCAAGGAGAAAGATTGTCGTTTTTACCACCATGGGTATGATGGAACTCGTTTTTAATAGGCCTGTGGATATCTTAAGAAGACTTCTAGAATCCAATTCGCCAAGGTCCCTTCTAGAAGATTTTTTCACCCGCTTTGGAGCAGGCGAAGCAGCTGCCATGTGCTTGATGTTGGCTTCCcgaataataaattttgaagatttaatTAGTAACATTGTTGCCGATAAGGCAGCTGAGGCGTTTGAGGATCCGAGAATTGTAGGAATGCCACAATTTGATGGCACTAGTGGATTGTCAAACACTAGAACAGCAACTGGAGGTTTCAGCATGGGCCAAGTTGTTCAAGAAGCGGAGCCCATTTTCTCAG GTGCTTATGAAGGGCTCTGCCTTTGTACATCAAGATTACTGTTTCCCCTATGGGAACTTTCTGTGATGTCTAAGAAAATCAGTTCTGACACCATGTCTGAGGAAGGAGTTGTGATCTGTCGTCTTTCTACCAGTGCTATGCATGTTCTGGAAAGCAAGGTTCGATCATTGGAGAAATTCTTAAGATCTAGAAGAAACCAGAGAAGGGGGCTTTATGGATGTGTTGCTGGGTTAGGAGATGTAACTGGCTCTATTTTGTATGGTACTGGTTCAGAGTTGGGAGCTACTGAGAGGAATATGGTTAGGAGCTTGTTTGGAGCATATTCCAACGGAGGTGAGTCAGCAAATAAAAGACAGCGGTTGCCGTATAGTTCTGCTGAATTGGCTGCCAGAGAG GTGAGGGCTATGGAGTGTATCAGGCAGTTGCTTCTCAGATCTGCAGAAGCCCTTTTCCTACTCCAACTTCTTTCTCAACATCATGTTGCTAGATTAGTTCAGGGGTTTGACACAAATTTAAAGCAAGCTTTAGTTCAGTTGACATTCCATCAACTAGTTTGTTCTGAAGAGGGTGACCAAATTGCAACAAGGCTGATATCTGCCGTGATGGAG TATTATACTGGCTCAGATGGCAGGGGAACAGTTGACGATATAAGCGGGCGACTACGTGAAGGTTGCCCAAGTTACTTCAAGGAGTCTGATTACAAATTCTTCTTAGCTGTTGAACGTCTTGAGAGAGCTGCTCTAACTTCAGATACTGAAGAGAAGGAGAATGTTGCTAGAGAGGCGTTCAATTTCTTGAGCAAAATCCCTGGATCTGCAGATCTCCGAACTGTCTGCAAACGTTTTGAGGAATTGAG GTTCTATGAAGCTGTTGTCTGCTTGCCTTTGCAGAAGGCCCAAGCTCTTGATCCTGCTGGCGATGCTTTCAATGACCAACTTGATGCTTCCATAAGAGAGCATGCTCTTGCCCAGAGGAAACAATGCTATGAGATTATTGCCAACTCCTTGCGATCTTTAGCTAGTTCCATGCTAGACGAGGCTTCACGTAGACAATATATATGCCAGATTGTTCATCTTGGTGTGCAATCAACTGACAGAGCGTTCCGGGAGTACCTATACACGGCCATGATAGAACTGGGTCTTGAAAACGAGCTCCTGGAGTATGGAGGTCCGGATTTGGTACCTTTTCTCCAGAATGCTGGCAGTCATTCTGCATCACAG GTTGGGGCTGTGTCTACTGGTTCATCTCCGCTGGGTCACTCAGGAACACAAATTTCATCAAATCAAGCAAAATACTTTGATCTTCTTGCGAAATACTATGTGTCAAAGAGACAGCATGTGCTTGCTGCTCACGTGCTTCTACGGCTTGCAGAGAGACGTGCTATTAGTTTAGGGGACAATCCTACCCTTGAACAAAG GCGACAATACCTAAGCCACGCAGTTTTACAAGCCAAGAATGCAAGTAATAGTGATGGTTTAGTAGGTTCTGCTCAAGGTGCTTCTGACAATGAGTTGCTTGATCTGCTTGAAGGAAAACTCGCAGTTCTTCAGTTCCAAATTAAGATCAGAGACGAACTTGAAGCTATAGCTTCCAATTCCGAGTCTTCGGCTGCGATGCAGGACTCTGACCAGAACGGGACAGTACTTGATGGTGATTCTAGTGATGATTCCAGCTTAGCAAATGCAGCAACTGAAAAGGCCATGGAGCTCTCCTCCGAACTTAAAAGCGTAACACAGTTGTATAATGAATATGCTGTCCCATTTGAGCTCTGGGAG ATCTGTCTGGAAATGCTCTACTTTGCCAACTATTCTGGTGATGCTGATTCAAGCATAATAAGAGAAACATGGGCTAGACTCATTGACCAAGCTCTTTCACAAGGTGGGATAGCTGAAGCCTGTGAAGTTCTCAAAAGAGTCGGATCACATGTATACCCTGGCGGTGGGGTTGTTTTACCCCTCGATGTTTTGTGCCTTCACCTCGAGAAAGCTGCACTT GAGAGATCAGAGAGGGGTGAATATGTTGGGGATGAAGACATAGCTCGAGCTCTTCTGGCCGCTTGCAAAGGCGCAGCTGAACCTGTGCTTAACGCTTATGACCGTTTGCTATCCAATGCAGCCATTGTGCCATCACCAAATCTAAGGATCCGCCTCCTTAGTTCGGTTCTAGTGGTGCTCCTTGAATGGGCAATGTCTGTATTGTCAGACAGAATGGGGTCGAGTCCAACCAGCTCTTCTCTCATACTAGGCGGATCATTTGCTCTAGAGAAGAAAGCTGCTAGTAATCAAGGGGTCCGTGATAAGATCGCAAACGCTGCAAACAG GTATATGACGGAGGTAAGGAGACTGGCTCTGCCACCGAACAGGACGGAGTTAGTATACGCAGGTTTCAAAGAACTTGACGAATCTCTCTTAACTCCATTCTCCTTCTGA